From the genome of Dickeya aquatica, one region includes:
- the fdhD gene encoding formate dehydrogenase accessory sulfurtransferase FdhD, producing the protein MNSDDIQDVTRPQIPVGASQRTVWHQGTLGTSQPDWLAEEVPVALVYNGISHVVMMASPKDLDAFALGFSLSEGIIQSPQDIYGIDVVAACNGIEVQIELSSRRFVGLKARRRAMDGRTGCGVCGVEQLAEIGKPVAPLPFTQTFSLSRLEPALQALKSVQQAGQLTGSTHAAAWLSPEGELLGGCEDVGRHVALDKLLGVRARQPWQQGAALLSSRASYEMVQKSAMCGVEIVFAVSAATSLAVDVAERCNLTLVGFCRPGRATVYTHPERLTE; encoded by the coding sequence GTGAACAGTGATGATATTCAGGACGTGACCAGGCCGCAGATACCCGTCGGTGCCAGCCAGCGCACCGTCTGGCATCAGGGAACACTCGGCACGTCGCAACCAGACTGGCTGGCAGAGGAAGTCCCGGTAGCACTGGTCTACAACGGTATTTCACATGTGGTCATGATGGCATCCCCAAAAGATCTCGATGCCTTTGCGCTGGGGTTCTCCCTGTCAGAAGGCATTATTCAATCACCACAAGATATCTACGGCATCGATGTCGTGGCAGCCTGTAACGGCATTGAAGTGCAAATCGAGCTTTCCAGCCGCCGTTTTGTCGGGCTTAAAGCGCGCCGCAGAGCCATGGATGGGCGCACCGGTTGCGGCGTCTGCGGCGTTGAACAGTTGGCCGAGATAGGCAAGCCTGTGGCACCGCTTCCTTTTACTCAAACCTTCTCGCTGTCACGGCTGGAACCGGCGCTACAGGCGTTAAAAAGTGTCCAGCAGGCGGGACAGTTGACCGGCTCCACCCACGCCGCCGCCTGGCTGTCACCGGAAGGTGAGTTACTGGGCGGCTGTGAGGATGTAGGCCGCCATGTCGCACTGGATAAACTGCTTGGCGTGCGAGCCCGCCAGCCCTGGCAGCAGGGTGCTGCTCTGCTATCGAGCCGCGCCAGCTATGAAATGGTGCAAAAATCCGCCATGTGTGGTGTTGAAATCGTTTTTGCCGTTTCCGCTGCAACTTCGCTGGCTGTTGATGTCGCCGAACGCTGTAACCTGACGCTGGTGGGGTTCTGCCGCCCGGGTCGCGCCACGGTATATACCCACCCAGAACGGCTAACAGAGTAA
- the sodA gene encoding superoxide dismutase [Mn] has translation MSYSLPSLPYAYDALEPHFDKQTMEIHHSKHHQAYVNNANAALESLPEFASLSAEELIAKLDQLPADKKNVLRNNAGGHANHSLFWKGLKLGTTLEGELKAAIERDFGSVDAFKEKFEQAAATRFGSGWAWLVLKDDGKLAVVSTANQDSPLMGEAVSGASGYPLVALDVWEHAYYLKYQNRRPDYIKAFWSVVNWDEAAKRFAEAKK, from the coding sequence ATGAGTTATTCACTGCCATCCCTGCCTTATGCTTATGACGCCCTGGAGCCGCATTTTGACAAGCAGACGATGGAAATCCATCACTCCAAACACCACCAGGCTTATGTCAATAACGCTAACGCAGCGCTGGAATCTCTGCCAGAATTCGCCAGCCTGTCTGCCGAAGAGCTGATCGCCAAGCTGGATCAACTGCCTGCTGATAAGAAAAACGTGCTGCGTAACAACGCCGGTGGCCACGCCAACCACAGCCTGTTCTGGAAAGGGCTGAAACTGGGCACCACGCTGGAAGGTGAACTGAAAGCCGCCATTGAACGTGATTTTGGTAGCGTGGATGCATTCAAAGAGAAATTTGAGCAGGCGGCTGCCACCCGTTTTGGTTCTGGCTGGGCATGGCTGGTACTGAAAGACGACGGCAAACTGGCTGTGGTTTCAACCGCCAACCAGGACAGCCCGTTAATGGGTGAAGCGGTTTCCGGCGCGAGCGGCTATCCGCTCGTGGCTCTGGATGTGTGGGAACATGCTTACTACCTGAAATATCAGAACCGCCGCCCGGATTACATCAAAGCATTCTGGAGCGTCGTGAACTGGGACGAAGCCGCTAAACGTTTCGCAGAAGCAAAGAAATAA
- a CDS encoding methyl-accepting chemotaxis protein: protein MVIKLENIKVGRKLGLGFALVLLLTVIIAAVSVRYIEILKGRFEKVLFSNQINTEVSEARYYRAVYANGYNADSLKENSKHIDNIITLISSTQDKSWRGDYNDRLDNIGKLISQYKERRKNYTDAVAKKDDVRKSWNLSDSEKPLKQIEQQIAGNTALQLQLTTLHQKLVNVRYLVRGLLLSLNSEAEKPLISALDDAQAVLNQFIQALTPEQQAIMAPVVSTLSTYKTQVIAYLPAYQVELVQGQLLGDTANLLIDTANKMVNDENSATQQNISDAEWQIAVTALITLVLGILIAWYISRQITQPLNNTVAIAESIATGDLTVSIESTRRDELGMLFDAMAKMKANLHNMIDDIRMGVSQITTAASEIVTGNNDLAARTESQAASVEQTAASMEELTSTVKQNAANAHQANKLVLDATHTAQSGGKLVENVVQTMSEIEGSSKRIAEITSVINGIAFQTNILALNAAVEAARAGEQGRGFAVVANEVRNLAQRSSQAAKEIEGLISTSVEQVTKGAHLVHSAGKTMQEIVTAVTHVHDIMGEITVASDEQSRGIAQVNQAIVEMDSSTQQNAALVQQSSAAASSLEDQAVILSNTVSAFRLSSTHELPSASHSLPLASPHASLPYRK from the coding sequence ATGGTTATAAAACTCGAAAATATCAAAGTCGGCAGGAAATTAGGGCTAGGGTTCGCCCTGGTGCTGTTGCTGACTGTAATTATTGCTGCTGTTAGCGTCCGTTACATTGAAATATTGAAAGGCCGTTTTGAAAAAGTACTTTTCAGCAATCAAATTAACACCGAAGTTAGTGAAGCCCGTTATTATCGCGCAGTTTATGCAAATGGTTATAATGCAGATAGCCTTAAAGAAAATAGTAAACATATTGATAACATTATTACGTTGATATCCTCAACGCAGGATAAATCCTGGCGCGGCGATTATAATGACCGGCTGGATAATATCGGCAAGCTGATTAGTCAGTATAAGGAACGCCGGAAAAATTATACGGATGCGGTAGCCAAAAAAGATGACGTGCGTAAAAGCTGGAACCTGTCAGACTCAGAAAAACCCCTGAAACAAATAGAGCAACAGATTGCAGGTAACACCGCGCTGCAACTGCAACTGACCACACTGCATCAAAAATTGGTCAATGTCCGTTACCTGGTGCGCGGCCTGTTGTTGTCGCTAAACAGTGAGGCAGAAAAACCGCTGATTAGCGCGCTGGATGACGCACAAGCGGTACTCAACCAGTTTATTCAGGCGTTGACCCCGGAGCAGCAGGCTATTATGGCACCGGTTGTCTCCACTCTTTCTACCTATAAAACCCAGGTAATAGCGTATCTCCCGGCCTATCAGGTAGAACTGGTGCAGGGGCAACTGCTGGGCGACACCGCCAATTTGCTTATCGATACCGCCAACAAGATGGTAAACGATGAAAACAGCGCCACTCAGCAAAATATTAGTGATGCCGAATGGCAAATTGCCGTCACCGCTTTGATTACGCTGGTGCTGGGCATTCTGATAGCCTGGTATATTTCGCGCCAGATAACTCAGCCGCTAAATAACACCGTGGCGATTGCAGAAAGTATTGCCACCGGCGATTTAACCGTCAGCATTGAAAGCACCCGCCGTGACGAACTGGGTATGTTATTTGATGCCATGGCAAAAATGAAAGCTAACCTGCATAACATGATTGATGACATCCGCATGGGGGTCAGCCAGATAACCACCGCCGCCAGTGAGATAGTCACCGGCAATAACGATCTCGCGGCCCGAACGGAATCACAGGCGGCATCCGTCGAGCAGACGGCGGCCAGCATGGAAGAACTGACCTCCACCGTGAAACAGAACGCTGCCAACGCGCATCAGGCCAATAAGCTGGTACTGGATGCCACACACACGGCACAGTCAGGCGGTAAGCTGGTGGAAAATGTGGTGCAAACCATGTCTGAAATTGAAGGCAGCTCAAAACGCATCGCAGAAATCACCTCTGTTATTAACGGCATTGCCTTCCAGACCAACATTCTGGCGCTGAACGCAGCCGTCGAAGCTGCCCGTGCCGGTGAGCAGGGGCGTGGCTTTGCAGTCGTGGCCAACGAGGTACGCAATCTGGCCCAGCGCAGTTCACAAGCCGCCAAAGAAATTGAAGGGCTGATTTCCACCTCGGTTGAACAGGTGACGAAAGGGGCACATCTGGTGCATTCTGCCGGTAAAACCATGCAGGAAATTGTTACTGCCGTCACGCATGTACATGACATCATGGGGGAAATAACCGTTGCCTCTGATGAGCAAAGCCGGGGTATTGCACAGGTTAATCAGGCGATTGTCGAGATGGATAGCTCCACGCAACAAAACGCCGCACTGGTTCAGCAGTCTTCTGCGGCGGCCAGCTCACTGGAAGATCAAGCCGTGATCCTCTCCAACACGGTATCCGCGTTCCGCCTCTCGTCAACCCATGAGCTACCCTCTGCCAGCCACAGCTTACCGCTTGCCAGCCCTCACGCCTCGTTACCCTATAGAAAGTAA
- a CDS encoding DUF3053 domain-containing protein: protein MMLADYRSRWLLPVIMLVTALQLSACGDKDKEARQAFTTFLQGISQQEGRQLPALSEQQKQSFGRFTQDYAVMTSFNQQLDQALAGSLTPVLEAMSRIRVPQDYVAQRDNLRQALGALNMLSPQVQSAKTQADTARHVLKQTEELQAIYDKVYNRAVSLPANAMVTVVPASTAFAQSVMQVGDYLQAQGSQVVFGNNGVQFHTPQQVEQYNGMMTDIASQQQKLYTTLKAQNFLPH, encoded by the coding sequence ATGATGTTGGCGGATTACCGTTCGCGCTGGCTGCTGCCAGTGATTATGTTGGTGACGGCATTGCAATTGTCAGCCTGTGGCGACAAAGATAAAGAAGCGCGTCAGGCGTTTACCACCTTCTTGCAGGGTATTTCTCAGCAGGAAGGGCGTCAGTTGCCTGCCTTGTCTGAACAACAAAAACAGAGTTTTGGGCGTTTTACTCAGGATTACGCCGTGATGACGTCGTTTAATCAGCAGTTGGATCAGGCGTTGGCGGGCAGCCTGACACCGGTGCTGGAAGCGATGTCACGTATTCGCGTGCCGCAGGATTATGTGGCCCAGCGTGACAATTTACGCCAGGCACTCGGTGCGCTGAACATGTTGAGCCCACAGGTGCAAAGTGCCAAAACGCAGGCGGATACCGCCCGTCACGTGCTCAAGCAAACCGAAGAGCTACAGGCCATTTATGACAAGGTTTACAATCGTGCGGTTTCGTTGCCCGCCAATGCGATGGTAACCGTGGTTCCAGCCAGCACCGCCTTTGCCCAGAGCGTGATGCAGGTGGGCGACTATCTTCAGGCTCAGGGGAGTCAGGTGGTGTTTGGCAACAATGGTGTGCAGTTTCACACCCCACAGCAGGTGGAGCAATACAACGGCATGATGACGGATATTGCCAGTCAGCAGCAAAAATTGTACACCACTCTGAAAGCGCAAAATTTCCTGCCTCACTGA
- a CDS encoding putative urea ABC transporter substrate-binding protein encodes MKTLQRVLLLCALALCSLGVQAEGKPAFKLCWSIYAGWMPWDYAQQQGIIKKWADKYGIAIQFVQVNDYIESVNQYTAGGFDGCAMTNMDALTIPAAGGVDSTALIVGDYSNGNDGILIKGTNSLTALKGKPINLVQLSVSHYLLARALEKNGMSEKDIKVVNTADADLVAAFGTPDVQAIVTWNPLLAAAKKQPGSQLAFSSAQIPGEILDLLVVNTATLQKHPELGKALTGAWYETLQAMSGDSASARQARTAMGQAAGTDLPGFDEQLAATHLFDTPQLALSFVENAQLKTTMQSVAEFSFRHGLLGDNAPGANVVGVSTPSGVWGNTGNIKLRFSDEFLKLAADHKL; translated from the coding sequence ATGAAAACCCTTCAACGCGTCTTACTTCTTTGCGCCCTGGCGCTGTGTAGCCTTGGCGTACAGGCCGAAGGCAAACCGGCCTTCAAACTGTGCTGGTCTATTTATGCCGGGTGGATGCCCTGGGACTACGCCCAGCAACAGGGCATCATCAAAAAATGGGCCGATAAATACGGTATCGCCATCCAGTTCGTGCAAGTGAACGACTATATCGAATCCGTTAATCAATACACCGCTGGCGGCTTCGATGGCTGCGCCATGACCAACATGGACGCGCTGACCATCCCGGCGGCAGGCGGCGTAGACAGCACCGCGCTGATCGTCGGTGATTACTCAAACGGCAACGACGGCATTCTGATTAAAGGCACCAACAGCCTCACTGCCCTGAAAGGCAAGCCGATTAATCTGGTGCAGTTATCGGTCTCTCACTATTTGCTGGCGCGCGCGCTGGAAAAAAATGGCATGAGCGAGAAGGACATCAAGGTGGTAAACACGGCGGATGCCGATCTGGTCGCCGCCTTCGGCACCCCGGATGTGCAAGCCATTGTGACCTGGAACCCGTTACTGGCTGCCGCCAAAAAACAACCGGGTAGCCAGTTAGCCTTTTCATCAGCCCAGATCCCCGGCGAAATTCTCGATTTACTGGTCGTCAACACCGCCACGCTGCAAAAGCACCCGGAGCTTGGCAAAGCGCTGACCGGTGCCTGGTATGAAACCCTGCAAGCCATGTCTGGCGATAGCGCCAGCGCCCGTCAGGCCCGCACCGCGATGGGCCAGGCTGCGGGAACAGACTTGCCCGGCTTTGATGAACAGCTTGCCGCCACCCACCTGTTTGATACGCCACAACTGGCCCTGAGCTTTGTCGAAAACGCCCAGCTCAAAACCACCATGCAGTCAGTGGCCGAATTCTCGTTTCGTCACGGCCTGCTTGGCGATAACGCGCCGGGCGCAAATGTCGTCGGGGTCAGCACGCCATCGGGGGTCTGGGGCAACACGGGCAACATCAAGCTGCGCTTTAGCGATGAGTTCCTGAAACTTGCTGCTGACCACAAGCTGTAA
- a CDS encoding ABC transporter permease: MRKLINYQPLPLTRGMMGFLPLLALLLVYLMASDARLSLNAADKLLPGFSAMSDAIHRMALEPNERTGEYLLWTDTAASLLRLLTGVGLSALLALVFGLLCGALPVVRATLSPLITLFALVPPLAVLPILFICFGLGEVAKVVLITIGITPFIIRDLQLYIQTLPREQLVKAQTLGGHSGQILWRVILPQLMPRLLDAVRLSLSSAWLFLIAAEAIAATDGLGYRIFLMRRYLAMDVILPYVAWITLLAFLLDALLKLISRRGWPWYYPK; encoded by the coding sequence ATGCGTAAACTGATCAACTACCAGCCGCTCCCGCTGACACGCGGCATGATGGGGTTTCTGCCATTACTGGCGCTGTTGCTGGTCTACCTGATGGCATCCGACGCCCGGCTGTCGCTCAACGCCGCCGACAAACTGCTGCCGGGCTTCAGTGCCATGAGCGATGCCATTCACCGCATGGCGCTGGAGCCCAACGAGCGCACGGGCGAATACCTGCTGTGGACAGACACCGCCGCCAGCCTGCTGCGCCTGTTAACGGGCGTCGGGTTAAGCGCCCTGCTGGCGCTGGTGTTTGGCCTGCTGTGCGGCGCGCTGCCGGTGGTGCGCGCCACGCTCTCACCGCTGATAACGCTGTTTGCGCTGGTGCCACCGCTGGCGGTACTGCCGATTTTGTTTATCTGCTTTGGCCTGGGTGAAGTCGCCAAAGTGGTGCTGATAACCATCGGCATCACGCCATTTATTATCCGCGACTTACAGCTCTACATTCAGACGCTGCCGCGCGAGCAACTGGTGAAAGCGCAAACCCTCGGCGGCCACAGCGGCCAGATCCTCTGGCGGGTGATCCTGCCGCAACTGATGCCGCGCCTGCTTGATGCCGTGCGCCTGTCGCTCAGTTCCGCCTGGCTGTTTTTAATTGCCGCCGAAGCGATTGCCGCCACAGACGGGCTGGGATACCGCATTTTCCTGATGCGCCGTTATCTGGCGATGGACGTGATTTTGCCTTACGTCGCCTGGATAACGCTGCTGGCCTTCCTGCTTGATGCGCTGCTCAAACTCATCAGCCGTCGCGGCTGGCCCTGGTATTACCCGAAATAA
- a CDS encoding ABC transporter ATP-binding protein gives MSLLTLKNIRKEYGSQVVLERLNVSVDEGEFVSIVGASGCGKTTFLNMLLGTEHPSSGQLLLDGKPMPQEPDEHRGVVFQRYSVFPHLSVVENVMLGAEFAKARWLGRVWGARRQAIRDDAMAMLHQVGLAQAAEKYPHQLSGGMQQRLALAQALLKRPRILLLDEPFGALDPGIRGEMHQLISQLWQEHRLTIFMITHDLKEGFSLGTRLWVFDKLRQDAHAPDAWGASITYDLPLDRAPAGVRASVGELMNGRRHVA, from the coding sequence ATGTCGTTATTAACACTGAAAAATATTCGCAAAGAGTACGGCAGCCAGGTGGTGCTGGAGCGGCTTAACGTTTCGGTTGACGAAGGGGAGTTCGTGTCGATTGTCGGGGCCTCCGGCTGTGGCAAAACCACCTTTCTCAACATGTTACTGGGCACGGAGCACCCCAGCAGCGGCCAGTTACTGCTGGATGGCAAGCCGATGCCGCAAGAACCGGATGAACACCGGGGTGTGGTGTTTCAGCGCTATTCAGTCTTCCCCCACCTCAGCGTGGTGGAGAACGTGATGCTCGGCGCGGAATTTGCCAAAGCCCGCTGGCTTGGCCGGGTGTGGGGAGCCAGGCGTCAGGCCATCCGCGATGACGCGATGGCGATGTTGCATCAGGTCGGTCTGGCGCAAGCCGCCGAAAAATACCCGCACCAGCTATCCGGCGGGATGCAACAGCGGCTGGCGCTGGCACAGGCGCTGCTCAAACGCCCGCGCATTTTGCTGCTCGATGAACCGTTCGGTGCGCTCGACCCCGGCATTCGCGGCGAAATGCACCAGCTCATCAGTCAGTTATGGCAGGAACACCGTCTGACCATTTTTATGATAACCCACGACCTGAAAGAGGGGTTTTCGCTCGGCACCCGGCTGTGGGTGTTCGACAAGCTCCGTCAGGATGCGCACGCCCCCGATGCCTGGGGAGCCAGTATTACCTACGACCTGCCGCTCGATCGCGCCCCTGCCGGGGTGCGCGCCTCGGTGGGCGAATTGATGAACGGGCGGCGTCACGTCGCCTGA
- a CDS encoding urea amidolyase associated protein UAAP1 has protein sequence MNTCYQTELPAGSHWSLIMRRGTALTLTDTSGGANVGMLFYNPENPLERYNAPDSLKCQHTFKLTAGHCLYSDMGRIFCAIEADSFGWHETVCGASQAQQVARQFGELNYQQARNDRHQNGYDSFLVELAKYGLGKRDMAACVNFFAQVASDDDGNLRLERQGQAGASVTLRFAMDTLVILHTCPHPLSDARTYPRHPVSIAIDHRRAPLPAHCLERPENQRGLRNNTLYYLAEQPQGV, from the coding sequence ATGAACACGTGTTACCAGACCGAACTGCCCGCCGGGTCGCACTGGTCGCTGATTATGCGCCGGGGCACCGCGCTGACGCTGACCGATACCAGCGGCGGAGCCAACGTCGGCATGCTGTTTTATAACCCGGAAAATCCGCTGGAGCGCTACAACGCGCCAGACAGCCTGAAATGCCAGCACACCTTTAAGCTAACCGCCGGCCACTGCCTCTATTCCGATATGGGGCGCATTTTCTGCGCCATTGAAGCCGACAGCTTCGGCTGGCATGAAACCGTCTGCGGCGCGAGCCAGGCACAACAGGTCGCACGCCAGTTCGGCGAGCTGAACTACCAACAGGCGCGTAACGATCGTCATCAGAACGGTTACGACAGTTTTCTGGTCGAGCTGGCGAAATACGGCCTTGGCAAGCGCGATATGGCCGCCTGCGTTAACTTTTTCGCCCAGGTTGCCAGCGATGACGACGGCAACCTGCGGCTTGAGCGTCAGGGTCAGGCCGGGGCCAGCGTCACGCTGCGTTTTGCCATGGACACGCTGGTGATCCTGCACACCTGCCCGCACCCACTGAGCGATGCCCGCACCTATCCGCGCCATCCGGTGTCGATAGCCATTGACCACCGGCGCGCACCGCTGCCCGCACACTGCCTGGAGCGCCCGGAAAACCAGCGCGGGCTGCGCAACAACACGCTCTACTATCTGGCTGAACAACCACAAGGAGTCTGA
- a CDS encoding urea amidolyase associated protein UAAP2 — protein sequence MITTSPRDPATAVCRTTIAAGDYWLQRLDAGQTLRITDLEGNQAADTLFYNADDTAERYSVTDTLRGQRKVFLTTGSILRSNEDRPMLEIVADTCGRHDTLGGACATESNTVRYDLEKRHMHACRDSWMLAIAQHPQFNLTKRDITHNINFFMNVPVTRDGGLTFADGISAPGKYVEMVAKMNVLVLISNCPQLNNPCNGYNPTPVEIAIWQDGDTGQRTQ from the coding sequence ATGATAACAACCAGTCCCCGCGACCCGGCCACGGCGGTCTGTCGCACCACCATTGCAGCCGGCGACTACTGGCTGCAGCGTCTGGACGCTGGCCAGACGCTGCGCATTACCGATCTTGAAGGCAATCAGGCGGCGGATACGCTGTTTTATAACGCCGACGACACCGCCGAGCGCTATAGCGTCACCGATACCCTGCGCGGCCAGCGCAAAGTGTTTCTCACCACCGGCAGCATTCTGCGCTCTAACGAAGACCGGCCGATGCTGGAAATCGTCGCCGATACCTGCGGACGGCATGACACCCTCGGCGGGGCCTGCGCCACCGAGAGCAACACCGTGCGTTATGATCTGGAAAAGCGCCATATGCACGCCTGCCGTGATAGCTGGATGCTGGCTATCGCCCAACATCCGCAATTTAACCTGACCAAGCGCGACATCACCCACAACATCAATTTTTTCATGAACGTACCGGTGACGCGCGACGGCGGGCTGACCTTCGCCGATGGCATTTCCGCCCCGGGCAAATATGTGGAAATGGTGGCGAAAATGAACGTGCTGGTGCTTATCTCCAACTGCCCGCAGTTAAATAACCCGTGCAACGGCTACAACCCAACGCCGGTGGAGATTGCCATTTGGCAGGACGGGGACACCGGTCAACGCACACAATAA